In Pseudomonas abieticivorans, the genomic window CCAGCGGGTGCGCGGTGAGCACGCCACGGGGCACGAACTGCTCGCGCTGCTGCATTAACCGAGGGGTTTCGTTGACCTTGCTGTTCATGCGGTTCTCCACTGTGACACCCGGTGAGCGGGTCGTGATTTCGATGCATCCCAGAGTACGGAATGCGCGAAGCCGACTTAGCCGAACTTGCTGGCGGGTTTATGCGGATCGACTGTTTTGCGGGATGCAAACGGCAGAATCGCTTGGTGGGGGTGGGCGACAATATTGAGACCGGTGTGAGCCCTGGCCGCAGACACCACCTATACACCAGGAGACCCCCATGGCCCTGCTCTACAAAGCCGACCCCCAACGCGGCCAGCTCTGGCAACAGATGTTCGCCCTGCACGCCCCCGACATCGAGTTCCGCCAGTGGCCCGACATCGGCAACCCCGCCGACATCCAGTACCTGGCCGCCTGGCAGGCGCCCGACGACCTGGCCACCCTGCTGCCCAACCTCAAGGCCCTGTTCGCCATTTCCGCAGGCGTAGACCAGTTGAATCTGCCGAGCCTGCCTGCCCACCTACCGGTGGCGCGCATGCTCGACCCCGGCATCACCCAAGGCATGTGCGAGTACGCAAGCTTTGCCGTGCTCAGCCTGCACCGCGACATGCTGCGCTACCGCCAGCAGCAACAAACCGGCACCTGGCAGGCCCACGCACTGACGCCGGCAAGCCAGCGCCGCGTGGGGATCATGGGGTTGGGGCAACAGGGCTGCGCCATCCTGGAAAGCCTCAAGCCGTTCGGCTTTCAGCTGTCTGGCTGGGCGCGCAGTGCCCATGGGTTGGCGGGGGTGCGCAGCTTCCATGGGCAAGACCAACTGCCGGCCTTCCTGGCCCAGTGCGATATCCTGATCTGCTTGCTACCGTTGACTGAGCAGACCCAAGGCATCCTTGCCCACGAGGTGTTCGCGCAGCTGCCTCGCGGCGCCGCTTTGATCAACATGGGTCGTGGCGGGCATCTGGTGGAACCGGACCTGCTGGAGGCACTGGACAGCGGCCAGCTCAGTGGCGCCGTGCTGGATGTGCTGCAGGAGGAACCGGCGAAGGGTGAACATCCATTCTGGCACCACCCACAGATTCTGCTGACACCGCACATTGCCGCCATGACCCAGCCGGAGAGTGCCTTCACCGTGTTGCTGGAGAATATCCGGCGCCACCAACGCGGTGAAACACTGCTCGGGCAGATCGAC contains:
- a CDS encoding 2-hydroxyacid dehydrogenase yields the protein MALLYKADPQRGQLWQQMFALHAPDIEFRQWPDIGNPADIQYLAAWQAPDDLATLLPNLKALFAISAGVDQLNLPSLPAHLPVARMLDPGITQGMCEYASFAVLSLHRDMLRYRQQQQTGTWQAHALTPASQRRVGIMGLGQQGCAILESLKPFGFQLSGWARSAHGLAGVRSFHGQDQLPAFLAQCDILICLLPLTEQTQGILAHEVFAQLPRGAALINMGRGGHLVEPDLLEALDSGQLSGAVLDVLQEEPAKGEHPFWHHPQILLTPHIAAMTQPESAFTVLLENIRRHQRGETLLGQIDRQSGY